A section of the Candidatus Methylomirabilota bacterium genome encodes:
- a CDS encoding transketolase C-terminal domain-containing protein, with protein sequence MREITFQRALEEAVAEEMRRDPRVITMATDFTGDPAAEFGPARVRFTPISEAVLTGMGLGAAGSGFRPIVHWRMVTFSFVAMDQVVNQASKIRYMFGGQADFPVTYRCSTGGGMGLAAQHSQSPYSMWMHLAGLKIVLPSTPADAKGLLKSAIRDNNPVVSFECSRLAGVTGPVPDGDHLVPLGVAEVKRAGTDVTIVGLAYYVGEALAVAEALAGEGISVEVVDPRTLVPMDVDALRASVRKTGRLVIVDEAPATCSAASEIAALIAEDPDTFRVLKAPIRRVCAVPVPVPYSPPLEQAALPSRDDIKAAVYDVLKDSPRQG encoded by the coding sequence ATGCGCGAGATCACGTTTCAGCGGGCGCTCGAGGAGGCGGTGGCGGAAGAGATGCGGCGCGATCCGCGCGTCATCACGATGGCCACGGACTTCACCGGGGATCCCGCCGCGGAGTTCGGCCCCGCCCGCGTGCGCTTCACGCCGATCTCGGAGGCGGTGCTGACGGGCATGGGCCTGGGCGCGGCGGGCTCGGGCTTCCGCCCCATCGTGCACTGGCGCATGGTGACGTTCTCCTTCGTGGCGATGGATCAGGTCGTCAATCAGGCGAGCAAGATCCGCTACATGTTCGGCGGGCAGGCCGACTTCCCCGTGACCTACCGCTGCTCGACGGGCGGCGGCATGGGCCTCGCCGCGCAGCACTCGCAGAGCCCGTACTCGATGTGGATGCATCTGGCCGGGCTCAAGATCGTGCTGCCCTCGACGCCGGCCGACGCCAAGGGGCTCTTGAAGAGCGCGATTCGCGACAACAATCCCGTGGTGAGCTTCGAGTGCAGCCGCCTCGCCGGCGTCACCGGGCCCGTGCCCGACGGCGACCACCTGGTCCCGCTGGGCGTCGCGGAAGTGAAGCGCGCGGGCACCGACGTGACCATCGTGGGTCTGGCCTACTACGTCGGCGAGGCGCTCGCGGTGGCGGAGGCGCTGGCCGGCGAGGGCATCTCGGTCGAGGTCGTCGATCCGCGGACCCTCGTGCCCATGGACGTCGACGCGCTGCGCGCGTCGGTCAGGAAAACCGGGCGGCTCGTGATCGTGGACGAGGCGCCCGCCACGTGCTCGGCGGCCTCGGAGATCGCGGCGCTGATCGCCGAGGATCCCGACACGTTCCGGGTCCTCAAGGCGCCCATCCGGCGCGTGTGCGCGGTGCCGGTGCCTGTGCCCTACAGCCCTCCGCTCGAGCAGGCGGCGCTCCCCAGCCGCGACGACATCAAGGCGGCCGTGTATGACGTCTTGAAGGACTCCCCGCGCCAGGGCTAG